Proteins from a single region of Chitinivibrionales bacterium:
- a CDS encoding glycosyltransferase, with amino-acid sequence MYRQKKVIVVMPAYNAAETIVQTHREVLDQDFVDRVIVVDDHSRDRTAFIADSLPKTQVVRHALNKGYGANQKTCYRIALEEDADVVIMVHPDYQYTPQLIPAMASMIGNGVYHCVLGSRILGGYALKGGMPQWKYYANRALTFFENMLMHAKLSEYHTGYRAFSRELLEKIPFDRNSDDFVFDNQVLAQILWHGYTIAEVSCPTKYFEEASSINFARSVRYGFGCLATAICYRLARMGIFRTNLFPFPQNGDM; translated from the coding sequence ATGTACCGCCAAAAAAAAGTAATCGTCGTCATGCCCGCGTATAATGCCGCGGAAACTATTGTGCAAACCCATCGGGAAGTGCTGGACCAGGATTTTGTCGACCGGGTGATTGTGGTTGATGATCACAGCAGGGACCGTACCGCATTCATTGCCGATTCGCTGCCGAAAACGCAGGTGGTCAGGCATGCCCTCAATAAAGGCTATGGGGCAAACCAGAAAACCTGTTACCGGATCGCGCTCGAAGAAGATGCCGACGTTGTTATCATGGTCCATCCGGATTACCAATATACCCCCCAGCTGATTCCGGCTATGGCGTCGATGATCGGTAACGGGGTTTACCATTGCGTTCTGGGTTCGCGGATTCTTGGTGGTTATGCCTTAAAAGGCGGCATGCCGCAATGGAAATATTATGCCAACCGGGCCCTGACTTTTTTCGAGAATATGCTCATGCATGCTAAATTATCGGAGTATCATACCGGCTACCGGGCCTTTTCCCGCGAGCTTTTAGAAAAAATACCATTTGACCGGAATTCGGATGACTTTGTCTTCGATAACCAGGTGCTTGCCCAGATATTGTGGCATGGCTATACTATCGCCGAAGTGAGCTGTCCCACAAAATATTTCGAAGAAGCGTCATCAATTAATTTTGCACGATCGGTGAGGTATGGATTTGGTTGTCTGGCGACGGCAATCTGTTACCGGCTTGCACGAATGGGGATATTTCGGACTAACCTTTTTCCCTTTCCCCAAAACGGCGATATGTAA
- a CDS encoding glycosyltransferase: MKILMVNYEFPPVGGGAGRATRHLCEKIAAQGVDVDVVTSRGATREKFLCGKARVFSLPVHRKSIHQTGLRGMIAFVWHAVYCIRKLMKTESYSLIHYFFSVPTGMISLATNRSTPYIVSLRGGDVPGYNPGEFQILHLLLKPVNINIWKRAARVVALSEHLGRAAQRSWNRLHFSTIPNGVDTRLFHPKRKSRDSEKCLNLLCVGRLVPWKGIDYLLDAVALIDEFEWKLTLIGTGPFKNHLLKKAEQQGVNKKIRFIEAQPHEELPNWYSNADIFVLPSFGDSFGQVFLEAMACGLPVIAAQSGEIQNILCHEKGGRLVKPRDSISLKKALLFLGKNSGLQKKMGNFNREMVVEKYSWDAAATGYVHEYTRVTSAS, translated from the coding sequence ATGAAAATTTTAATGGTAAATTATGAGTTTCCCCCGGTGGGTGGCGGCGCCGGAAGGGCAACCCGGCATCTTTGCGAGAAGATTGCCGCCCAGGGAGTTGATGTTGATGTTGTAACCTCCCGGGGAGCTACAAGGGAAAAATTCCTATGTGGAAAGGCCCGTGTATTTTCACTACCGGTTCATCGGAAATCTATTCACCAGACTGGATTGCGAGGAATGATAGCGTTTGTTTGGCACGCCGTTTATTGTATAAGAAAACTCATGAAGACCGAATCATACTCGCTTATTCATTATTTTTTCAGTGTGCCGACAGGGATGATTTCACTGGCAACAAACAGATCGACTCCCTATATTGTGTCGCTACGGGGAGGAGATGTTCCCGGCTATAATCCCGGCGAATTTCAGATATTGCACTTGTTGCTCAAACCGGTGAATATAAACATATGGAAGCGTGCGGCACGGGTTGTCGCCCTGAGCGAACATCTGGGAAGAGCAGCCCAAAGGTCATGGAATCGATTGCATTTTTCCACGATTCCCAATGGTGTCGATACTCGCCTGTTTCATCCTAAAAGAAAAAGCCGGGATTCTGAGAAATGTTTGAATCTTCTTTGTGTTGGTCGGCTGGTTCCCTGGAAAGGAATTGATTACCTTCTTGACGCCGTCGCTCTAATCGATGAATTTGAGTGGAAATTAACCCTAATCGGAACCGGTCCTTTTAAAAATCATTTACTTAAAAAAGCAGAACAACAGGGTGTGAATAAAAAAATCCGCTTCATTGAAGCTCAGCCGCACGAGGAGTTACCGAATTGGTATTCAAATGCCGATATTTTTGTTCTTCCTTCCTTCGGCGACAGCTTCGGGCAAGTATTTCTGGAGGCCATGGCTTGCGGCTTGCCTGTTATCGCGGCACAATCAGGAGAAATCCAAAATATTCTGTGTCATGAAAAAGGAGGGCGGCTGGTTAAACCACGTGATAGTATATCGTTAAAAAAAGCACTCCTTTTCCTTGGAAAGAATTCAGGTTTGCAAAAAAAAATGGGAAATTTTAATAGAGAAATGGTTGTGGAAAAATATAGCTGGGATGCTGCTGCAACCGGCTATGTCCATGAGTATACACGAGTTACTTCGGCGAGTTAA
- the hflB gene encoding ATP-dependent zinc metalloprotease FtsH — translation MWFLVIAVVVLGLQLVKRFDSLRETQISYSQFQTLLEDPDARIVRATVIQKGLRHAVLQGVLESPEPLEEFQTNKSAPSSTTFIVNLPYIDSEMLKEWDEKGFPYEFEPEKIAFGDVVLSILPWVLMILFWVFMLRNMQAGQRGIFSFGKNKAKFQNIDRPKSTFKDAAGVEEAKAELEEIIEFLKDPQRFNKLGGKIPKGVLLLGPPGTGKTLLARCVAGEAAVPFLSMSGSDFVEMFVGVGASRVRDLFETAKKSAPCIIFIDEIDAVGRQRGAGLGGGHDEREQTLNQMLVEMDGFEENSGIILIAATNRPDVLDPALLRPGRFDRQVVVDIPDVKGRDGILKVHTEGKIPLGPDVDLMTIARGTPGFVGADLANLVNEAALMAARFGQEKVTMLDFEEAKDKVLMGAERKSMVLSDKEKTNTAYHEAGHAICNIYCKEADPLHKVTIIPRGRALGVTFSLPGEDKHSYTKGYLVDRVCIMMGGRVAEELVFNVQTTGAANDIKQATEIVRKLICDYGMTEELGPLSYGKKDDQIFLGREISHHRDYSDKTADAIDSIMRKIIEEQLNRAKTILTEHRIELDRLANALLEHEMLDLEEIQKVIKGESLATAKKTRSLFDAVNGNGKKEKDKEVVAEVKIEKSTSASSGEADTKSPAGKAAANPDESKAEDNNEAQS, via the coding sequence ATGTGGTTTTTAGTCATAGCCGTCGTGGTACTGGGTCTGCAACTCGTCAAAAGGTTTGATTCCCTCAGAGAAACGCAGATATCGTATAGCCAGTTCCAAACACTGCTGGAAGATCCGGATGCCCGCATTGTCAGGGCCACGGTCATTCAGAAAGGCCTTCGTCACGCAGTGCTGCAGGGTGTATTGGAGAGCCCGGAACCCCTTGAGGAGTTTCAAACAAACAAAAGTGCGCCTTCCAGCACGACCTTCATAGTTAACCTTCCCTACATCGATTCCGAAATGCTCAAGGAATGGGACGAGAAGGGATTTCCTTATGAGTTTGAGCCGGAGAAGATAGCCTTTGGCGATGTTGTGCTCAGTATTCTACCCTGGGTACTGATGATCCTGTTCTGGGTATTCATGCTTCGCAACATGCAGGCCGGCCAGCGGGGGATTTTTTCCTTTGGCAAGAACAAGGCCAAGTTCCAGAATATCGATCGTCCGAAAAGCACATTCAAGGATGCCGCCGGTGTTGAGGAAGCCAAGGCTGAGCTTGAAGAGATTATCGAGTTTCTTAAAGATCCGCAGCGTTTCAATAAACTCGGTGGAAAGATTCCCAAGGGAGTCCTGCTTTTAGGCCCTCCGGGGACCGGAAAAACGCTTCTTGCCCGGTGTGTTGCCGGTGAAGCCGCTGTACCCTTTCTATCCATGAGCGGCTCGGATTTTGTCGAGATGTTTGTGGGTGTGGGAGCGTCACGTGTTCGCGATCTTTTCGAAACCGCCAAAAAGAGTGCCCCGTGTATCATTTTCATCGATGAAATCGATGCTGTGGGTCGTCAACGCGGCGCAGGACTCGGTGGCGGGCATGATGAGCGTGAACAGACCCTAAACCAGATGCTTGTCGAAATGGACGGCTTCGAAGAAAATTCCGGTATTATCCTTATCGCAGCAACCAACCGGCCCGACGTACTGGACCCGGCCTTGCTTCGTCCGGGACGATTCGACCGTCAGGTTGTCGTTGATATACCCGATGTGAAAGGTCGTGATGGAATTCTCAAAGTGCATACGGAAGGCAAAATACCGCTTGGGCCCGATGTCGATCTGATGACTATCGCCCGGGGAACACCCGGATTTGTAGGCGCCGATCTGGCAAATCTGGTAAATGAAGCAGCCCTTATGGCTGCCCGTTTCGGCCAGGAAAAGGTTACCATGCTCGATTTTGAAGAAGCTAAAGACAAGGTCCTCATGGGAGCTGAGCGTAAAAGTATGGTTCTTTCGGATAAAGAAAAAACAAACACCGCCTATCATGAGGCAGGCCATGCTATCTGTAATATCTACTGCAAGGAAGCCGATCCATTGCATAAAGTGACCATTATCCCCCGGGGACGGGCCCTTGGTGTGACCTTCTCGCTTCCCGGAGAAGATAAGCACAGCTACACAAAGGGGTACCTTGTTGATCGTGTCTGTATCATGATGGGCGGCAGAGTTGCCGAAGAGCTGGTGTTTAATGTTCAGACCACCGGTGCGGCAAATGATATCAAACAGGCCACCGAAATCGTGCGGAAACTTATCTGTGACTATGGTATGACAGAAGAACTCGGACCGCTCAGTTACGGTAAAAAGGACGATCAGATATTTTTAGGCAGGGAAATTTCTCATCACCGGGATTACTCTGATAAAACCGCCGATGCGATCGATTCGATTATGCGAAAAATTATCGAGGAGCAGCTCAATCGAGCAAAAACAATCCTTACCGAACACCGGATTGAACTCGATCGTCTCGCAAATGCTCTCCTGGAGCACGAAATGCTCGATCTTGAAGAAATTCAAAAGGTTATCAAAGGAGAGTCCCTGGCGACCGCCAAGAAAACCCGTTCTCTCTTTGATGCTGTGAACGGAAATGGCAAGAAAGAAAAAGACAAAGAAGTAGTAGCTGAAGTAAAAATTGAAAAAAGCACCTCTGCTTCCTCTGGAGAGGCCGACACAAAAAGTCCGGCCGGAAAGGCTGCCGCTAATCCGGATGAGAGCAAGGCAGAGGATAATAACGAAGCGCAATCCTGA
- the tilS gene encoding tRNA lysidine(34) synthetase TilS — translation MYSNTFYDEILASCTRLIEPNSSILLAVSGGADSTALFHVMLHLKETFPFSKLGVVHINHGLRGKASDAEERFVCSLAENAGIRCHVKRLSAKKPSDSGIEEWARKERYTCFGEIMRSRGYTYCATAHTADDQAETVLMRLMRGTGLKGLCGILPKRDDNIIRPMLCITRRCVEKWLAEKGCSFYHDHSNEDVRFNRNRIRHQVLPLLIDNNPSAIEHISQCSVEARNIWDMVSRRINKWIEKNVVTSSDDRFNILKSGLEDQALACESIAHLFRQRSIPFTRQHVTSILSNRETTSGTYLLPGMWRYFPGKETILFSLASQEENSSEPFSYVLSMPGRTTIPDTSALISADFVENINNVQYRKGDNFTVFLDAGKLPDIVQYRTLSRNDLFRPLGFLHPVKASRYLKKQKIEKTARDNIGVLASKYSNIIWIPGVQIGEDFRITSKTTSILRISYIKNNSE, via the coding sequence ATGTATTCCAATACTTTTTATGATGAGATTCTCGCATCCTGCACCCGGCTTATTGAACCCAATTCATCGATTCTGCTTGCGGTAAGCGGCGGGGCCGACTCTACTGCGCTTTTTCATGTAATGCTCCATTTGAAAGAGACATTTCCTTTTTCAAAGCTCGGTGTTGTTCATATCAATCATGGCCTGCGCGGCAAAGCATCGGATGCCGAAGAGCGTTTTGTTTGTTCCCTGGCCGAAAATGCCGGCATTCGATGCCATGTGAAGAGGCTCAGTGCGAAGAAACCTTCCGATTCCGGCATTGAAGAGTGGGCGCGGAAAGAGCGGTATACCTGTTTCGGTGAAATCATGAGAAGCCGGGGATATACATACTGTGCGACCGCCCATACCGCCGACGACCAGGCGGAAACTGTTCTCATGCGTCTCATGCGCGGAACAGGGCTCAAAGGACTATGCGGCATTCTGCCTAAACGAGATGATAACATTATCAGACCCATGCTCTGCATTACCCGCCGGTGTGTCGAAAAATGGTTGGCAGAAAAGGGTTGTTCATTCTATCACGATCATTCAAATGAAGACGTTCGTTTTAACCGTAACAGGATCAGACATCAGGTGCTTCCCCTTCTGATTGACAACAATCCCTCAGCGATTGAGCATATTTCCCAATGCAGCGTAGAAGCCCGGAATATCTGGGACATGGTTTCTCGCCGGATAAATAAGTGGATCGAAAAAAACGTAGTAACAAGTAGTGATGACCGTTTTAACATCTTAAAATCAGGGCTGGAAGACCAGGCATTAGCATGTGAATCTATCGCTCATTTATTCAGACAGAGATCCATTCCTTTCACCAGGCAGCATGTAACATCAATCCTGAGTAACCGGGAAACAACATCCGGAACATACCTCCTGCCTGGAATGTGGCGATACTTTCCCGGAAAAGAGACGATCCTTTTTTCATTGGCCTCGCAGGAAGAAAATTCGTCTGAGCCTTTTTCGTACGTGCTTTCAATGCCGGGGCGTACAACCATACCCGACACCAGTGCACTGATCTCCGCCGATTTTGTTGAAAATATCAACAACGTGCAATACAGAAAGGGCGATAATTTTACTGTTTTTTTAGATGCCGGTAAGCTGCCCGATATTGTACAATATAGAACTCTGAGCAGGAACGACCTGTTCCGACCCCTGGGGTTTTTGCATCCTGTTAAAGCATCAAGGTATTTAAAAAAGCAGAAAATCGAAAAAACTGCACGGGATAATATTGGCGTCCTTGCTTCGAAATATAGTAATATTATATGGATCCCGGGTGTGCAAATCGGTGAAGATTTTCGCATCACTTCAAAGACGACATCTATTTTAAGGATTTCATATATTAAGAATAACAGTGAATAA
- the folP gene encoding dihydropteroate synthase, whose product MDLPSLYKKSYLVMGVLNVTPDSFYDGGLHNSLPDAVSHGEKLIADGADLLDIGGESTRPGAQHVPENEEIQRVVPVIEQLASKFDIPISIDTTKSGVAAAAFNAGATWLNDISAGRFDPEIKHFAAQKRCPVILMHSRGTPQTMQHHPEYKDVTGEVIDELNKCIDDFKSAGVKQENIILDPGIGFAKRFQDNLTLLNRLDEIVALKYPVAIGTSRKSFIGRITGKEPYKRLPGTLATIAGAYSRGATIFRVHDVSETVDFLKVFSLIESGH is encoded by the coding sequence ATGGATTTACCTTCTCTGTATAAAAAATCTTATCTCGTAATGGGGGTCCTTAATGTGACCCCCGATTCTTTTTATGACGGAGGTTTGCATAATTCTTTGCCCGATGCGGTTTCTCATGGAGAGAAACTCATTGCCGACGGCGCCGATCTTCTGGATATAGGCGGAGAATCAACCCGTCCGGGAGCACAACACGTGCCCGAAAACGAAGAAATTCAACGGGTTGTGCCTGTTATCGAACAACTCGCCTCGAAATTTGATATCCCGATCAGTATCGATACGACAAAAAGCGGTGTTGCAGCAGCAGCATTCAATGCCGGTGCAACCTGGCTTAACGATATCAGCGCCGGACGGTTCGATCCGGAAATTAAACATTTTGCTGCACAAAAAAGATGTCCGGTAATTCTCATGCACAGCAGAGGAACGCCTCAGACAATGCAACACCATCCGGAGTACAAGGATGTTACCGGTGAAGTTATCGATGAGTTGAATAAATGCATCGACGATTTCAAAAGCGCGGGGGTGAAGCAGGAAAATATTATTCTGGACCCGGGAATCGGATTTGCAAAACGCTTTCAAGACAACTTGACACTTCTAAACAGGCTTGATGAAATCGTTGCACTCAAGTACCCTGTCGCAATCGGGACATCAAGGAAATCATTTATCGGCAGAATTACCGGTAAAGAGCCCTACAAACGGCTGCCCGGCACGCTGGCTACGATTGCTGGCGCCTATAGCAGAGGTGCAACCATTTTTCGGGTACACGATGTTTCCGAAACGGTTGATTTTCTTAAGGTTTTCTCATTAATTGAGTCGGGGCATTGA
- a CDS encoding methyltransferase domain-containing protein, whose protein sequence is MKLSEATSQFYDKHWADFPLDIKKVADHLIHLFPEGVEGKRVLDAGCGSGIVSLAFSKLGADVLGVDASAECINNSRERAKQFGLGALFERHDLTQLDLGEKRFDIIYSWGVLHHTADARESFDRLVRHLSPKGKIVIAVYLKTWLSGFWNFSRIFYQKSPWRIKKLIQTLLSIFLRIFDMIHIAIYGKENYYERGTQNAELINDWFGVPQRTFHSYNEVFNWFKENDLEYKLTNPATGRFKSTSNFEVVGTAH, encoded by the coding sequence ATGAAACTTTCTGAAGCGACTTCACAATTCTATGACAAACACTGGGCGGATTTTCCCCTTGATATTAAAAAGGTTGCTGATCATCTTATACATCTATTTCCTGAAGGAGTTGAAGGAAAAAGGGTCTTGGATGCGGGATGCGGAAGTGGAATTGTTTCACTTGCATTTTCTAAGCTGGGTGCAGATGTTTTAGGTGTCGATGCCTCTGCTGAATGTATCAATAATTCAAGGGAAAGAGCTAAGCAGTTTGGCCTTGGCGCTTTATTTGAACGTCACGATCTTACACAACTTGATCTGGGAGAGAAAAGGTTTGATATAATCTATAGCTGGGGAGTATTGCATCATACAGCTGATGCAAGAGAAAGCTTTGATCGATTAGTTCGACACTTAAGTCCGAAGGGAAAGATTGTTATTGCCGTGTATCTAAAGACATGGCTTTCGGGTTTTTGGAACTTTAGCCGGATTTTCTATCAGAAAAGTCCCTGGCGCATAAAGAAATTGATTCAGACCCTGTTATCAATTTTTCTCAGAATTTTTGATATGATTCACATAGCTATTTACGGCAAGGAAAATTATTACGAGCGGGGAACACAAAACGCAGAACTAATAAATGATTGGTTTGGCGTGCCCCAGAGAACCTTCCATTCCTATAACGAAGTTTTCAATTGGTTTAAAGAAAATGATCTTGAGTATAAATTAACAAACCCAGCGACCGGAAGGTTTAAATCAACATCAAATTTCGAAGTAGTAGGAACTGCACACTAA
- the asnB gene encoding asparagine synthase (glutamine-hydrolyzing): protein MCGICGIYSPGKISETDIHCMHRMCSVMRHRGPDDEGHYHDDYAALGMRRLSIIDIKGGHQPLSNEDKTLWIVFNGEIYNFQQLRKTLQNKGHTFSSNSDTETIIHAYEEYGDACVHHLVGMFAFALWDSRKHRLFAARDRLGQKPFYYSESNGKFFFGSELKTILCDSKQSRTLDEVALHHYLTLQYIPDPFTIYKNIHKLPPAHVLTYDRNGITLKSYWDLSYEPKLKISEQEAEQELRRLMMNAVQRRMISEVPLGAFLSGGIDSSIIVGLMAQQATKKIKTFSIGFSTDSFNELPFAQSVADKWNTYHSEFIVSPDRLSDILPKIVGAFDEPFADSCAIQTYYLSQMTKEHVTVALNGDAGDEAFAGYPRYWLDTWVAPYSMLPQFITQKLVPMVLSPLREPDNVPIEANWIMGLKRLSQVVRVPKEASIIRWGSFFDEQFKQVVYKDELYQKVKDSPTSDLLKEAFSNAAAQSFVDKTLAVDTRFYLAGNGLTKTDRMTMAHSLEGRSPFCDHELFEFCARLPVEFKLKNRNTKYLLKRTFSDMLGHKLTKRPKRGFAAPIEMWLKDPLKEQVRETLLCSSADIHEMFDVSSLKSLIDEHERGRANHGRRIWALVVLEEWMRQRRANLTERK, encoded by the coding sequence ATGTGTGGAATTTGCGGTATATATTCACCGGGAAAAATATCAGAAACCGATATCCACTGTATGCACCGCATGTGTTCGGTAATGCGGCACAGGGGACCGGATGATGAAGGCCATTATCATGATGACTATGCAGCGCTTGGAATGCGCCGATTGAGCATCATTGATATTAAAGGTGGACATCAACCTCTCTCCAACGAAGATAAAACACTGTGGATTGTATTCAATGGTGAGATATATAATTTTCAGCAGCTTCGTAAAACATTACAGAATAAGGGACATACGTTTTCATCAAATTCGGACACCGAGACAATTATTCATGCCTATGAGGAATATGGAGATGCCTGTGTTCATCATTTGGTTGGGATGTTTGCGTTTGCACTCTGGGATTCAAGAAAACATCGGTTATTCGCAGCGCGTGATCGTTTGGGACAAAAACCGTTTTATTATTCAGAAAGCAATGGAAAGTTTTTCTTTGGATCCGAACTGAAAACGATTCTCTGCGACAGCAAGCAATCCAGGACACTCGATGAGGTGGCGCTTCATCACTATTTAACACTTCAATATATCCCCGATCCCTTTACCATTTACAAAAACATTCACAAGCTTCCACCGGCCCATGTTCTTACGTATGACAGGAACGGCATTACCCTGAAGAGTTACTGGGATCTGAGCTACGAACCAAAATTGAAAATTTCCGAACAGGAAGCCGAACAGGAGCTTCGACGGTTGATGATGAATGCGGTACAACGGCGTATGATTAGCGAAGTTCCCCTGGGAGCATTTTTGAGTGGCGGTATAGATTCATCGATTATTGTCGGGTTAATGGCGCAGCAAGCTACAAAAAAGATCAAAACATTTTCAATAGGATTTTCGACCGATTCATTCAACGAGCTTCCTTTTGCACAATCAGTAGCCGATAAATGGAATACGTACCATTCCGAATTTATCGTATCCCCCGATCGCTTATCGGATATACTCCCGAAAATTGTGGGCGCTTTTGATGAGCCCTTTGCCGATTCCTGTGCAATACAGACCTATTATCTTTCTCAAATGACAAAAGAACATGTAACGGTGGCGCTTAACGGAGATGCCGGTGATGAAGCATTTGCAGGGTATCCTCGGTATTGGCTCGATACCTGGGTTGCGCCCTACAGCATGCTGCCGCAGTTTATAACACAGAAGCTTGTACCAATGGTTCTTTCGCCACTCAGAGAACCGGATAATGTCCCGATAGAAGCCAATTGGATTATGGGTTTAAAAAGGCTGTCACAGGTAGTCAGAGTGCCAAAGGAAGCAAGTATTATTCGGTGGGGATCATTTTTTGACGAGCAGTTCAAGCAGGTTGTTTACAAAGACGAGTTGTATCAGAAGGTTAAGGATTCGCCTACATCAGATCTCCTTAAAGAGGCTTTTTCCAATGCTGCGGCGCAGTCATTCGTCGATAAGACACTCGCTGTTGATACTCGATTTTACCTTGCCGGAAACGGTCTGACAAAAACAGATCGTATGACAATGGCCCATTCGCTTGAGGGAAGATCGCCCTTTTGTGATCACGAGCTTTTCGAGTTTTGCGCTCGATTGCCGGTCGAATTCAAGCTTAAGAATCGGAATACAAAATATCTGTTGAAAAGAACATTTTCTGATATGCTGGGGCATAAGCTTACTAAAAGACCCAAGCGTGGTTTTGCCGCACCAATCGAAATGTGGCTTAAAGATCCGCTCAAAGAGCAGGTTCGAGAAACACTTCTTTGTTCATCCGCTGATATTCATGAAATGTTTGATGTTTCTAGTCTGAAAAGCCTTATCGATGAGCATGAAAGAGGCAGGGCAAATCATGGGAGGCGTATCTGGGCCCTTGTTGTGCTTGAGGAATGGATGAGGCAGAGAAGAGCAAATCTCACTGAAAGGAAATAG
- a CDS encoding SUMF1/EgtB/PvdO family nonheme iron enzyme — MTKKRPSKKRKVMLLLLLLLLLIVVVVLVTGIFRFMRREKSKPVIKPIKPDTTQTAQQLDTTMEKPVDTLPETDTVPETKESAPRPEQTPPPVIEAPDTAVTADTTDTTEVTAARPDSCLQDTIAPWVYPDPSGGLHRQKIEVALHATKPCLIEWKFEEEEEWKEYTGDAIPIDSTTTLHYRGVDSCGNQMLPTKKRYEIILSTPSQYCPEDMEYIEVGTVQFCIDRYEWPNKRGVKPRSYISVYHAMDSCFSIGKRLCSMDEWLIACSGPYSWKYPYSQKYAPNACVTRDTTARKSGSKRECRGYFDVYDMSGNLAEWTSTRSTKDRHFYNVMGGFWKSGIESACHSKRYSYFPQNQHNPVGFRCCADAAADTGKK; from the coding sequence ATGACAAAGAAAAGGCCTTCAAAAAAGCGAAAGGTTATGCTGCTGTTATTACTCCTGTTGCTTCTGATAGTGGTGGTGGTGTTAGTAACCGGAATATTTCGATTTATGAGGCGGGAAAAGTCGAAACCTGTGATTAAACCGATTAAACCAGACACTACTCAGACAGCACAGCAGCTGGACACGACCATGGAGAAACCGGTCGATACACTTCCTGAAACCGACACAGTTCCCGAAACAAAGGAGTCGGCACCCCGTCCCGAACAAACGCCGCCTCCTGTTATTGAAGCTCCCGATACGGCAGTTACGGCAGATACAACGGATACGACGGAAGTGACTGCTGCAAGACCGGATTCCTGTCTGCAGGATACCATCGCACCCTGGGTCTATCCCGACCCCTCAGGAGGCCTTCACCGGCAGAAAATCGAAGTGGCTCTCCATGCCACAAAACCATGCCTTATCGAATGGAAATTTGAGGAGGAGGAGGAATGGAAAGAGTATACCGGCGATGCAATTCCTATTGACAGTACAACAACACTGCATTACCGGGGTGTCGATTCCTGTGGCAATCAGATGTTGCCGACAAAAAAGCGATATGAAATTATCCTGTCAACCCCCTCTCAATACTGTCCTGAAGATATGGAATATATCGAGGTTGGCACTGTGCAATTCTGTATAGACCGGTACGAATGGCCGAATAAGCGTGGAGTTAAGCCCAGGTCGTATATTTCTGTCTATCATGCTATGGATTCCTGTTTTTCGATTGGCAAACGGCTTTGCTCAATGGATGAGTGGCTGATTGCCTGCAGTGGTCCCTATTCATGGAAATATCCTTACAGTCAAAAATATGCGCCCAATGCCTGTGTAACCCGGGACACGACAGCTCGTAAATCGGGAAGCAAAAGAGAATGCAGGGGGTATTTTGATGTGTATGACATGTCGGGTAATCTGGCCGAATGGACCAGTACTCGTTCCACAAAAGACCGCCATTTTTACAATGTAATGGGCGGTTTCTGGAAAAGCGGGATAGAAAGTGCCTGCCATTCAAAACGGTACAGCTATTTCCCCCAGAACCAGCATAATCCGGTCGGCTTCAGGTGCTGCGCAGATGCTGCTGCAGATACCGGCAAAAAATAA